The Acetivibrio saccincola genome window below encodes:
- a CDS encoding putative toxin-antitoxin system toxin component, PIN family → MRVLIDTNILISASLSCEGTPYQAYIKAVTHPNHGMVCDQNIDELRRVYNRKFPHKIQALERFLAIALTVLEVVPTPAVDVSDEALVRDASDRPILRAAIAAKADVLVTGDRDFLESGVTNPKIVTAAEFLQME, encoded by the coding sequence ATGAGAGTGTTAATTGACACCAACATCCTGATCTCCGCTTCCTTGAGCTGCGAAGGAACGCCTTATCAAGCGTACATTAAAGCTGTAACACACCCTAACCACGGTATGGTTTGCGATCAAAACATCGATGAGCTTCGCCGGGTATACAACCGGAAATTCCCCCATAAGATCCAGGCGCTTGAACGCTTTTTGGCGATTGCGCTTACCGTTCTTGAAGTTGTTCCAACTCCCGCAGTTGACGTGTCGGATGAGGCGCTTGTCCGGGACGCATCCGACAGGCCAATACTCAGGGCGGCTATTGCGGCAAAAGCTGACGTGCTTGTAACCGGAGATAGGGATTTCCTTGAATCCGGCGTAACAAACCCAAAGATCGTAACAGCGGCAGAGTTTCTGCAAATGGAATAA
- a CDS encoding VRR-NUC domain-containing protein — protein MSEKSIVTKILRYLKTVPGCFCWKEHGGMYGTAGIPDIIACVNGRFVAFEVKTPSGKATKLQEATIRKILNAGGVAAVVHSVDEVKVILEKHGLL, from the coding sequence ATGTCCGAAAAAAGTATTGTGACTAAAATCCTCCGGTACTTAAAGACAGTACCGGGGTGCTTTTGCTGGAAGGAACATGGTGGTATGTACGGGACAGCGGGGATACCGGACATTATTGCCTGTGTAAACGGACGGTTTGTAGCTTTTGAAGTAAAAACCCCATCGGGAAAGGCAACAAAACTGCAGGAAGCTACTATAAGGAAAATCCTCAATGCCGGAGGCGTGGCAGCGGTTGTCCATTCGGTAGATGAGGTGAAGGTTATTCTGGAAAAGCATGGCCTTCTATAA
- a CDS encoding AbrB/MazE/SpoVT family DNA-binding domain-containing protein, protein MNVPIVDNAKVMAKGQITLPKDIRSKLRLSTGDRVTLICEEDRVILMNSAVYAMKMLQKEMEGEAEKAGIRNDDDVMDLVKDVRAEIEGL, encoded by the coding sequence ATGAACGTTCCCATAGTTGATAATGCAAAGGTAATGGCCAAAGGCCAGATCACGCTGCCAAAAGATATCCGCTCCAAACTTCGCCTTTCCACCGGAGACCGCGTCACCCTCATTTGCGAGGAAGACCGGGTTATCCTTATGAACTCCGCTGTCTACGCCATGAAAATGCTGCAGAAAGAAATGGAGGGCGAAGCGGAAAAAGCCGGGATCCGCAATGATGACGATGTTATGGATCTGGTGAAGGACGTCCGCGCGGAGATTGAAGGGCTATGA